TTTCAATGCGCTGCTTCTCAACTTCATCAAGTTGATCTTTGCTCACCAACTCATAGTAAATGGTAAAGTGTGTTTTCTTCTGTGCTTCGAGTTGAGCGATGCGATGATGGGTTTTGCCTTGCCAGCGTTTGCAGATGTTTTTGGCTTGGCCAATGTACCACACCTTGTGAGCTTGATCGAGAACGTAATAAATCCCGGAGGACTCTGGAAGCAGCTCTTTGGTTTGTAGGGGGATATGGGGGAGTTGGAGAAGATGGCGATCGCCTTTCATGGGTCTGTTTTGTATCAATCATAACTCTATTCTCCGATTCTATCAAGTCCGATTAAATACCCTAATTAAAAATCCAGGGAGCAAGATGCTCCCACTCCAGCTATATCCAAGAATTCCAGGAGTGCGGGCATCTTGCCCGCTTTTTAACCCATTAACTGGCTAGAACTTGTGGCTTATTTCCAACCAGCTCGATCCATAATTTTTAAGGCTTCTGCATTATTCTTACCGAAGACATCTGGGTTAAGCGGATCGGCCTTAAAACTGCCAAATCCTTGCAGCACGGGATCGAGAGGCACTCCAGAGACCACTGGATACTCGTTATTCCCTTCGGCGAAAAACTGTTGAGCTTCACGCTCTGCCAGATGTTCTAAAAACTCGATCGCCGCCTGCCTATTTTTGGCGTGCTTAACCACACCGCCCCCACTGATGTTGACATGGGTTCCGCGACCGTTGGGGCCCGTTTGGTTGGGGAAAAAGATGCCTACGGTATTAAAGACCTGTTGATCTTCCCGGGTGCGAGATTTACCTAAACGAGCCAGATAATAGCTGTTAGCAATGGCGATATCTCCAATTCCAGCAGCACAAGCTTTAATTTGGGCGGTATCATTTCCTTCTGGCGATCGCGCAAAATTAGAAACCACACCCCTGGCCCAACCTAGGGTCTTCTCTGCACCATGGGCCGCCAACAGGGAACCGACCAGGGATTGGTTGTAAATATTGCTTGAACTTCTAATCAGAATTTTCCCTTTCCATTTGGGATCGGCTAAATCTTCATAGGTAGAGAGTTGGGACTTACTCACCTTATTCTTGTTGTACATAATCACCCTAGCCCGTTTCGAGAAGGCAAACCAATGGCCTTGGGGGTCTCGGAGGTTACTGGGGATTTTCTGATTCAGGGTGGAAGAGCTAACTGGTTGTAGGATGCCATCCTGTTTGGCTCGCCACAGGTTGCCACCATCAACAGTTAACAGAATATCGGCTCTGGTATTAGCTCCTTCGCTTTTCACCCGTTCGATCAGTTGTTCGGCATCCCCTTCGATTAGGTTGACTCTTACCCCGGTGGCTCGCGAAAAGCTGTCGTAGAGTTCATCATCGGTGTCGTAGTGACGGGAGGAATAGAGGTTTACAGCCGTCCGTTGGGCGATCGCCGGCCCTCTACTGATTAGATTCTTACTGGCAACCGCTACCATCCCTGTTCCCGCAGCCAGAATAAAGTGTCGTCGATTCAATCTCATGGTTGTCCTGTTGTTTCCTTTGAGAAAAGTTACTAAAAATTATCCACAAGTCATTCTACCGCTAATGCAAGGAATTCCCAATTAAATTACACTTTAAGTTTTGTAACTTTTAGGCTATAACCTAGATCTTAAGGGCTTTACAGCATCAAAACTCTTTTGTCAAGCCATTCATTAATCAGAACAATCTCTTAATCTTTGCAACTCAATAACCGAAACTAATCCAGAACTATTATCAATAAGCGCTCAAACCATAGGGGACAACCCTTATTTGCCCCTACAATAGAGATCGCTCACTCAACGTCAGAGCGATCGGACAACCGGATTAAATCTTCAATCCTCTTCAGAGCTGGATCGCCCGCCAAATAGCCAATTCCGCGATGGATATGGCGGCGACATTGAAGGGCCAGGGTTTCCGGATCGGTGTCGAGTCCATCATTAATACAGCGTTGTTTGAGGGCGATCGCCAAAACATCCGCCAATTCCCCCCCAAACACCCGCCAAGACAGTTCCACATTACTATCACGGGGAATCGGAACTGGAGACGGGATCGACGGTTCCGCCAAAGAACGACAAAAGGCCCAACGACACAGAATATTCCACTGTTCAATTTTCGTATACCGTTTCAGTTTCGTCAGTTGATCCTTGGCCGTCTGCGACAATTGAATCCGTTCTAGAGGTGCATCCATGGAAGAGAAATAATCAGTAATGAGTAAGAAGTATAGCGCTTCGCCTTAGATCATAGGTAAGAAGTCATTAGAATCCTTGCCTCAGTGCAGCACCAAGTTCTAGGACTTAAAGGCTACCCACTAATTCGGAAACTGTGGTACTGCGTAGCCGTTCACATTCTTTTTCTCGTTGTTTATTGTAAACCAACTGCTTGGTGAAATAGTCATAACCGTCGGGATCGAACTTAGGATCGATAGTAGACAAGCGTTCGGCCGCATAGCGGCTGCGTTTGCGGCATAAAATTTGCTCTAAGGTTAAAGCTGCTTTGTCAATAGATAAAATGGGCTTTTGAATATCGGAAAAATGTTTTTCTTGCAAATATAATAAGGGATGAAATTGCTGGCTATAGTTTGGGAAATGCCCGACCTCATCTTGCAGCTTAGAAACTAAATTGGGAGAATCTACAGGTAAGGTTTCCCGTAAGCTTTCAATCTGTGACCAAAGAAAACGATGAGGAGCGCATTGGAACATGAGATGGCGATCGCCCATAATCTGCAAAAAATAGGCTCTCGCTTCCGGTGCATGGAGATAAATGCGTAAAATCAAGGCTTCAGTCTCGAACAGCAACCGGTCTTCTGCGGTAGTCTTGACCTCAATTTTAGGAACTTTGGGATTACGCTTGGTTTTGGGGATGCGGCGCAGGCGTTGTACTTGTGTGACTAAATCTTCAGCGATGAACTTGAGGCGATCGCCATTTCCTTGGCTCAGATGTTCAGCACAGACATTAATATAGTAGGTGCGCGTCGTCGGATCTTCAATTTTGCTCAGGAGTTTCACCCAGGTTTGCGCCACCTGTTGGAAGCGATCGGCAGCTCGGAGATCTTTACCCTTTAAGGTTTGTTCAATTTTCCAGTCGAGCCATAAGGGAGCGTTTTGTACTAAGTCTAGATAAGGTTCTGGACTCCCGGCTGACTTCAGAAACTCATCCGCATCTTTACCTTGGGGAAGATTCAGAATTCGCAGTTGAATTTGCCCTTGATAGACGAGATCGGCAACTTCAGAAATGGCTCGTTCCGTGGCAGTCGTTCCCGCTTGGTCGGCATCAAAATTGAGGATAATCGATTTTGAGGGCGTATAACGCAGCAGCTTTTTTACCTGAGAGGCCCTTAACGCCGTCCCCAAAGAGGCGACTACTTCAGAAATACCGGCTGCATGGAGAGCGATCGCATCAAAATAGCCCTCCACTACAATAGCCCGATCCTGTTTAGAAATCGCTTTCTTAGCCCGATCTAAGCCAAATAACAGATTTCCCTTATCGAAAATCGGCGTTTCTGGAGAATTGAGATACTTCGGTTGCGCGTCACCGAGCGATCGCCCCCCGAACCCAACCACCCGTCCCTGAGCATCGCGAATGGGAATCATCAGGCGATCGCGAAACCGGTCATAATAACTCGCTCCCGACTTGCGCTCGATCGCTAACCCCGCTTGCTCCACCACCTTCACCGAATAGCCCTTCACCTCCACCAAATAGCGATATAAGGTCTGCCATCCGCTCGGTGAATACCCCAACCCGAACCCCTGGATCGTCTCCTCAGATAAGCCTCGCTGCCCCTTTAAGTAGGCCATCGCCTCCTCTGCTTCCGGTTGATGCAGGGCATGTTGGAAAAAACTGGCGGCGATCGCCACCACCTCATATAATTGTTCTTGAAGCGATAACTGGCGCTGAAACTCTTCTCGTTCTTCCACATCCAACGTGCGGATCGGCACTTCATAGCGCCGCGCCAGATCTAGAACCACCTCCCCGAAGGAGCGACTATCCAACTGTTTGAGAAAACTAATCGCATTGCCCCCCGTCCCACAGCCAAAGCAGTAAAACATCTGCTTCGTCGGACTCACCGTAAAACTAGGGCTTTTTTCCTCATGGAACGGACATAACCCCACAAACTCCCGTCCCCGTTTCTTCAGCACCACCCGTTCCGAGATCACCTCGACAATATCAACCCGTTGCTTAATCTCTTCGATGGTATCTGGATGGAGTCTTGGGGTACTCATGGCTGGCAAAACCAAGGATAATATTCACAGTTTATACAGTTTGTAGACAATAGAGAACTTAAAAGATTATGGGCAGGATCTTTCTATCTGCGGGTCATGGAGGATTTGAAAACGGAATGCGCGATCCAGGGGCGATCGCCGGAGGAACCACGGAAGCCAAGGAGATGATCCAACTGCGGGATTTAGTGGTGGCCGAGTTGCGATCGCGCAATATCGAAGTTCTCAGCGTTCCCGACGACCTCAGCGAAGCCCAAACCATCACCTGGATCAACAGTCGCGCTCGCTCTGGAGATATCGCCCTCGAACTCCATGCTAACGCCTTTTATAACCCTTCCCTGCGCGGAGCCAGCGTCTTTTACATCGCCAACAATGATGAACGTCGGGCCCATGCCGAATTAATGCTCTTAGCTCTGCTGCGTCGAGTTCCCCAACTGCCCACCAGAGGTGCTAAACCCGATAGTAATAGTGGTCTCGGTAGACTCGTTTTTATTCGGAACATTTATATTCCCTCCCTGTTCATGGAAGTCGGATTAATTACCAACCCAGAAGACCGATCCCTCATCCAAAATCGTCGCCGGGATATGGCCTTGGGCATCGCCGATGGACTATCGGCGTGGAACCGTAGTGTTAATCCGTCTCCGAGTCCATCTCCGAGTCCTTCACCCACTCCTTCGATCCCCATTTATCCTCCCATAAATATTAATATCAATGGTCAAATTTACGGGGAAGAAGGCATGATTGTTAACGGAAATTCTTATATCCCCATTGATTTAGTTGACCAATTAGGCATTGATTTAACCCAAGATCCCAATGTGCGCCGGATTAATTATCGCAACATTGTTTATGTGAAGGCGATCGAGCTACGAGACTATAACATTTCTGTCGGTTGGGAAAACGCCACTCGTACTGTAGTCTTGCGATCGATTTTGAAACTCTGTCCCGGAGAGCTAGACCGGATTATGGGCCATGGAAAAACCACTGAAGTCCAACTGATGATGTTCCTCAAGGCCAATCATGAAAAAGGACTCCAGCAATTTCCCGACTTGCCTCGTCTTTACCGCGAAGAAGGAGCCATTGAAGGGGTCAATTATGATATTGCCTTTGCCCAAATGTGTTTAGAAACCGGTTTCTTAAGATTTGGCGGAGAAATTCAACCCAATCAGAATAATTTTTCTGGTTTAGGAGATGTGGGTGGAAATGCAGCCGGTGCATCCTTTCCCAGCGCTCGCATTGGAGTACGGGCACAAATTCAACAACTTAAAGCCTATGCAAGTACAGAACCCTTAGTTCAAGAATTGGTTGCTCCTCGATTTCGATTTGTCACCCGTGGAATTGCCCCTTTAGTCGGTCAACTGAGTGGCCGTTGGTCAGCCGATTCTCAATATGGACAGCGAATTCTAGCGATTTTGCGTCGGTTATATGAGTCAGCAGGATTGATTTAAATCACAGGCAAAAATCAATTTAATCACAGGCATTTTTTAGGGAATTTCACAAAATTTTCAGGATCGTTAAGAATGAATGAACAAACTGGGTTAAACTGCCATTGTTAACCATAATTGAAGAATTCAAGAAATGATAACACTTGAGTAAAATCGTAGTGTTGAACACAACTTTTACAAAGTTAAATTGCTATAATCATACAAAAGTTAACAATATGTAAGGTTGCTCAATCTAATTCAATCCAAGGTCTAACAGAACTCAAGTAACAGAACTCAATGAGGTGTGGCTATGTTAAGTGCTGATGATAAACAAAGACTAGAAGTTCTCGGCCGCAAGTTCAAAGCGTCGAAAGCGCCCTATCACATGATGATCGACAGCTTACTCAGTCCAGATACGACCTTGCTCTACATGGCTTGCTTACATGATGATGGTCGGATCACTGAAGACGAACGAGAACTTTTAGAGTGGTTTAAGCAATTTTCTGCTCAATCGGCTGAATTATCTCTTTCAGAGCAACGAGAAATGATTAATTCAGCATTCCATGGGTATTATTCCTATCGCCATCAAGGACAGAAAAGTAAAGCAGTAAATATAGAAGCCCAAGAGGTTCAATCGAAGAAATCTTCGGTTGCCTAAGTGGAGTAACTCCAAGCTCTAATCAAGGCAGCAAGTTTCCTGCGATCGGGACAGGGATCGCGGGAAACGTTTCTATATTTAGGAACAGGGCAATCTTAAACAGAAATGATACACATTCCTATTTTCTTAAGATTCCATGGCGGCGGGTTCTAGAACATGCTGAAAATGCACCACATCTTCCCTGGGATCGGCATAAGTAACCTTAAGCTCGATATAATCGCCCAGGGAAACTGGATTGGTAAAGCGGATGGCCATTTCTAGACCCAGTTCTTCTAATAACACTAGGGCTAAATTGTCATTTTCCCGTAACCAGCGCAGCACTAACCCTTGCCAGACTTGATCGGGATGGCGGCGTAGAAATTCTAATCCCCAATAGCGGTTGGTTTGGCGCTCGACCCAGTTGGCTTCTTGGGTGCTTGGAGCAATGGCAGCCATGAGTTCTTGCAGCTTGGCTTCAGAGAAGGGTAGGGGGTCACCCCGCAGATGGGCTTTGAGTTGGAAGTGGGTGAGTAAGTCCATGTAGCGGCGAATGGGGGAGGTGACTTGAGTGTAAAAGTCGAGGCCGAGACTGGCATGACGGGCGGGGGTAATACTCATTTCACTGCGGGGCATACATCGACGCAGGGCGCAGGATAGCACAGGGCCGGCTGGCAGTTGCATGAGTTCTTCGGCGGGGGGGAGTTCGGGTTGGGGTTGGGAACGGAAGGGAAAGGGGAGTTGATGGCTAGAACCATAGCGTCCGGTAACTTCTCCAGCGAGGATCATCATTTCGGCGACCAGTTGCCGGGAGATGGCATCTTCGAGGAGAGTGATGGTTACTTCGTCGTTTTTGACTTTGATGGAGGCTTCGGGCATGGAGATGTTGATCGCGCCTTGGGCCGTGCGCCAGGTTTGCCGGAGCTTGGCCAGTTGGGCAAGGGTGGCGATTTCGGGTTCGGCGGGTACGCCGAGATGGAGCATTTCTTCTACATCGTCGTAGGTGAGACGATAGGTGGGCTTGATCAGGCTGGCGTGGATGGTGTAGTCGGCGATCGCCCCTTCTGAGTCTAATATTACGCCAAAACTGAGGGCACAGCATTCTTTCCCTTGAATTAAGCTCATGGGGCCGGTGGCCAATTCTGAGGGAAACATGGAAATCATGCCGGTGGGGGTATAAATGGTGGTTCCCCTGCGTCTGGCTTCTAGGTCTAGTTCATCCCCAGGGGTGAGCCAGCGTGTGGGGTCGGCAATATGAATCCAGACTCGAATTTGATTGTCTTCTAGATATTCGATACTGAGTCCATCATCGATTTCTTTGGTACTTTCATCATCAATGGTATAGACCTTAAGATGAGTGAGGTCTAGGCGGTTGGAGTCTGGGTCATCTGGGGGATTGTGAAGACAACCTTGAGCCACAT
This is a stretch of genomic DNA from Roseofilum capinflatum BLCC-M114. It encodes these proteins:
- a CDS encoding Fe(3+) ABC transporter substrate-binding protein, producing the protein MRLNRRHFILAAGTGMVAVASKNLISRGPAIAQRTAVNLYSSRHYDTDDELYDSFSRATGVRVNLIEGDAEQLIERVKSEGANTRADILLTVDGGNLWRAKQDGILQPVSSSTLNQKIPSNLRDPQGHWFAFSKRARVIMYNKNKVSKSQLSTYEDLADPKWKGKILIRSSSNIYNQSLVGSLLAAHGAEKTLGWARGVVSNFARSPEGNDTAQIKACAAGIGDIAIANSYYLARLGKSRTREDQQVFNTVGIFFPNQTGPNGRGTHVNISGGGVVKHAKNRQAAIEFLEHLAEREAQQFFAEGNNEYPVVSGVPLDPVLQGFGSFKADPLNPDVFGKNNAEALKIMDRAGWK
- the dndE gene encoding DNA sulfur modification protein DndE — its product is MDAPLERIQLSQTAKDQLTKLKRYTKIEQWNILCRWAFCRSLAEPSIPSPVPIPRDSNVELSWRVFGGELADVLAIALKQRCINDGLDTDPETLALQCRRHIHRGIGYLAGDPALKRIEDLIRLSDRSDVE
- the dnaG gene encoding DNA primase → MSTPRLHPDTIEEIKQRVDIVEVISERVVLKKRGREFVGLCPFHEEKSPSFTVSPTKQMFYCFGCGTGGNAISFLKQLDSRSFGEVVLDLARRYEVPIRTLDVEEREEFQRQLSLQEQLYEVVAIAASFFQHALHQPEAEEAMAYLKGQRGLSEETIQGFGLGYSPSGWQTLYRYLVEVKGYSVKVVEQAGLAIERKSGASYYDRFRDRLMIPIRDAQGRVVGFGGRSLGDAQPKYLNSPETPIFDKGNLLFGLDRAKKAISKQDRAIVVEGYFDAIALHAAGISEVVASLGTALRASQVKKLLRYTPSKSIILNFDADQAGTTATERAISEVADLVYQGQIQLRILNLPQGKDADEFLKSAGSPEPYLDLVQNAPLWLDWKIEQTLKGKDLRAADRFQQVAQTWVKLLSKIEDPTTRTYYINVCAEHLSQGNGDRLKFIAEDLVTQVQRLRRIPKTKRNPKVPKIEVKTTAEDRLLFETEALILRIYLHAPEARAYFLQIMGDRHLMFQCAPHRFLWSQIESLRETLPVDSPNLVSKLQDEVGHFPNYSQQFHPLLYLQEKHFSDIQKPILSIDKAALTLEQILCRKRSRYAAERLSTIDPKFDPDGYDYFTKQLVYNKQREKECERLRSTTVSELVGSL
- the tftA gene encoding hormogonium tapered terminus morphoprotein TftA — its product is MGRIFLSAGHGGFENGMRDPGAIAGGTTEAKEMIQLRDLVVAELRSRNIEVLSVPDDLSEAQTITWINSRARSGDIALELHANAFYNPSLRGASVFYIANNDERRAHAELMLLALLRRVPQLPTRGAKPDSNSGLGRLVFIRNIYIPSLFMEVGLITNPEDRSLIQNRRRDMALGIADGLSAWNRSVNPSPSPSPSPSPTPSIPIYPPINININGQIYGEEGMIVNGNSYIPIDLVDQLGIDLTQDPNVRRINYRNIVYVKAIELRDYNISVGWENATRTVVLRSILKLCPGELDRIMGHGKTTEVQLMMFLKANHEKGLQQFPDLPRLYREEGAIEGVNYDIAFAQMCLETGFLRFGGEIQPNQNNFSGLGDVGGNAAGASFPSARIGVRAQIQQLKAYASTEPLVQELVAPRFRFVTRGIAPLVGQLSGRWSADSQYGQRILAILRRLYESAGLI
- a CDS encoding ribonuclease catalytic domain-containing protein; its protein translation is MEKGRLIEFRLSGERRLAVADRPEGKKNWVVIDQDAHSHTIKRQQVTYEVAGESYTPSDIPQFLNEVNPYLDPSNLEVAWELLVEAGEAVTPEDLAQLIYSDQTPTQCYAAHCLLVEDKIYFKQKGDRYEPRSSSLVAEIQHQQEVQQQRQQEALDFLNRINQALSGEVVEWTNSDRSRLEAIEKYAIHGNSTEGFKPSAIVLETLTALNRPDTPQACFDLLVALGLWSPHENLFLRRSQIPTQFSTKVLDVAQGCLHNPPDDPDSNRLDLTHLKVYTIDDESTKEIDDGLSIEYLEDNQIRVWIHIADPTRWLTPGDELDLEARRRGTTIYTPTGMISMFPSELATGPMSLIQGKECCALSFGVILDSEGAIADYTIHASLIKPTYRLTYDDVEEMLHLGVPAEPEIATLAQLAKLRQTWRTAQGAINISMPEASIKVKNDEVTITLLEDAISRQLVAEMMILAGEVTGRYGSSHQLPFPFRSQPQPELPPAEELMQLPAGPVLSCALRRCMPRSEMSITPARHASLGLDFYTQVTSPIRRYMDLLTHFQLKAHLRGDPLPFSEAKLQELMAAIAPSTQEANWVERQTNRYWGLEFLRRHPDQVWQGLVLRWLRENDNLALVLLEELGLEMAIRFTNPVSLGDYIELKVTYADPREDVVHFQHVLEPAAMES